A window of the Hordeum vulgare subsp. vulgare chromosome 5H, MorexV3_pseudomolecules_assembly, whole genome shotgun sequence genome harbors these coding sequences:
- the LOC123398527 gene encoding uncharacterized protein LOC123398527 isoform X2, producing the protein MAGLAATASALAAGMSSLPWCRPTRPSGLTRPPPLQVAELQPCRFASAGRLKCAAASGNGRQGPRASQYLFDDDEPLWIAVVREFAVSVRNLVVFLAEQPRQLKHLEWPAFRNTFTDLANY; encoded by the exons ATGGCCGGATTGGCCGCAACCGCGTCAGCCCTCGCCGCAG GCATGTCTTCGCTTCCATGGTGCAGGCCGACTCGACCCAGCGGCCTAACGAGGCCTCCACCACTCCAG GTTGCCGAGCTACAACCATGTCGATTCGCCTCGGCCGGACGGCTGAAATGTGCGGCTGCGTCGGGCAATGGGCGTCAGGGACCTCGCGCCAGCCAATACCTGTTTGATGATGATGAGCCGCTGTGGATTGCGGTGGTAAGAGAATTCGCTGT GAGTGTGAGGAACTTGGTGGTCTTCTTGGCTGAGCAGCCAAGGCAACTGAAGCACCTCGAATGGCCGGCATTCCGGAATACG TTTACTG ACCTGGCAAATTATTAA
- the LOC123398527 gene encoding uncharacterized protein LOC123398527 isoform X1 codes for MAGLAATASALAAGMSSLPWCRPTRPSGLTRPPPLQVAELQPCRFASAGRLKCAAASGNGRQGPRASQYLFDDDEPLWIAVVREFAVSVRNLVVFLAEQPRQLKHLEWPAFRNTLRTAALTLILVVVFIVALSSVDAALSYILSWLLRKSA; via the exons ATGGCCGGATTGGCCGCAACCGCGTCAGCCCTCGCCGCAG GCATGTCTTCGCTTCCATGGTGCAGGCCGACTCGACCCAGCGGCCTAACGAGGCCTCCACCACTCCAG GTTGCCGAGCTACAACCATGTCGATTCGCCTCGGCCGGACGGCTGAAATGTGCGGCTGCGTCGGGCAATGGGCGTCAGGGACCTCGCGCCAGCCAATACCTGTTTGATGATGATGAGCCGCTGTGGATTGCGGTGGTAAGAGAATTCGCTGT GAGTGTGAGGAACTTGGTGGTCTTCTTGGCTGAGCAGCCAAGGCAACTGAAGCACCTCGAATGGCCGGCATTCCGGAATACG TTGAGGACGGCAGCACTTACTCTCATACTTGTTGTTGTGTTCATTGTTGCCTTGTCTTCCGTTGACGCTGCCCTTTCATACATTTTGTCCTGGCTACTTCGGAAATCTGCATAG
- the LOC123398526 gene encoding 65-kDa microtubule-associated protein 6-like isoform X1, with protein sequence MVGMEGTGCGALLRELQQIWTEVGESEGEKSKVLSEIERECLEVYRRKVDDANRTRVQLHQSVATKEAEVALLMATLGEHKLYLKKDKGYVSLKEQLAAVVPVLDDLKCKKEERIKQYYDIRSQIEKIRSELSEQNDQGDNVNSLADDEHDLSTRNLNSYQAQLRALQKDKSDRLHKVLKYVNEVHSLCGVLGIDFAKTVNGIHPSLHQNGVEQSRNISNGTLEGLASTISNLKAERKSRIDKMRDTMESLCHLWKLMDSSEEEKRQFSKVISILISPEEGITSAGVLSQETIEKMEAEVERLTELKTNRLKEIVTKRRTELEDICKKAHIEPDLSTAPEQTNALIDSGTIDPSELLANIESQILKAKEESLSRKDIMDRINKWIAACDEEAWLEEYNQDSKRYSSGRGAHVNLRRAEKARILVTKIPAMMDNLINRTFAWENARNKPFLYDGGRLVSVLEEYRLDRKQKEEEKRRYRDQKKLESILLAEKEAIFGSKPSPKRTSNLTRKTNGYRSNGNSNGLMTPTPRRSSLGSATPELSTPKSYSSRYNRYFGDSRRLSVSQLNFGDDSLSTFTSISGSEPESPSMG encoded by the exons ATGGTGGGCATGGAGGGTACCGGCTGCGGCGCTTTGCTCAGAGAGCTTCAG CAAATCTGGACGGAGGTAGGGGAAAGCGAGGGTGAGAAGAGCAAGGTCTTGTCAGAGATAGAAAGGGAGTGCTTGGAGGTGTACCGCAGGAAGGTGGACGATGCCAATCGGACCAGGGTCCAGCTGCACCAGTCTGTGGCCACCAAGGAAGCCGAGGTTGCCTTGTTAATGGCTACTCTAGGGGAGCACAAGCTGTATCTCAAG AAAGACAAGGGCTATGTGTCGCTCAAGGAACAACTCGCTGCTGTCGTTCCTGTGCTCGACGACCTGAAATGCAAGAAAGAAGAAAGGATCAAGCAGTATTACGATATTCGATCACAGATTGAGAAGATACGCTCCGAGTtaagtgagcagaatgatcaGGGTGATAACGTAAACAGTCTAGCTGACGATGAACATGATTTGTCGACAAGGAACCTTAATAGCTACCAAGCGCAGCTTCGTGCTCTTCAGAAAGATAAG TCTGACAGACTTCACAAAGTTCTGAAATATGTAAATGAAGTGCATTCTTTATGTGGAGTCCTTGGAATTGATTTCGCAAAGACCGTAAACGGAATTCATCCCAGTCTACATCAGAATGGCGTTGAGCAGTCCAGAAACATCAGCAATGGCACACTGGAAGGCCTTGCTAGCACAATATCAAATCTTAAAGCAGAGAGAAAATCTAGAATCGATAAG ATGAGAGACACAATGGAATCATTATGTCACCTCTGGAAGTTAATGGACTCTTCTGAAGAGGAGAAGAGACAATTCAGCAAAGTAATCAGCATTCTCATATCACCAGAAGAGGGAATCACATCAGCTGGTGTTCTTTCCCAGGAAACAATCGAAAAG ATGGAAGCTGAGGTTGAGAGGTTAACAGAACTTAAAACCAACAGATTGAAAGAAATTGTCACGAAGAGAAGGACAGAACTAGAAGATATATGCAAGAAGGCACACATAGAACCTGATCTCAGCACAGCCCCTGAGCAAACTAACGCTCTCATCGATTCTG GCACTATTGATCCTTCTGAGCTCCTGGCGAATATCGAGTCACAAATATTGAAAGCAAAAGAAGAGTCACTAAGTCGAAAAGATATTATGGACAGGATAAATAAATGGATTGCTGCCTGTGATGAAGAAGCTTGGCTTGAAGAATATAACCAG GACTCAAAGAGGTATAGTTCTGGAAGGGGTGCTCATGTAAACCTTAGAAGGGCAGAAAAGGCACGGATTTTGGTCACCAAAATTCCAG CTATGATGGACAACCTGATAAACCGTACCTTCGCTTGGGAAAATGCAAGAAATAAGCCATTCCTATATGATGGG GGACGACTAGTATCTGTTCTAGAAGAGTACAGACTTGACAGAAAACAAAAAGAGGAGGAAAAAAGGCGATACCGG GATCAGAAGAAATTGGAGAGCATCCTGCTTGCAGAGAAAGAAgcgatttttggctccaaaccaaGCCCAAAGAGAACGAGCAACTTAACCAGAAAGACAAACGGGTACCGTTCAAATGGGAACAGTAATGGACTAATGACCCCAACACCTCGTCGGTCATCCCTAGGCAGTGCCACCCCTGAGCTTTCGACACCCAAATCATATTCCAGTCGCTataatagatactttggagattcAAGGCGGCTATCTGTATCACAATTGAACTTCGGCGATGATTCACTATCAACATTTACATCAATTAGTGGTTCTGAACCAGAATCCCCTTCTATGGGATAA
- the LOC123398526 gene encoding 65-kDa microtubule-associated protein 6-like isoform X3, with the protein MPQRSVALWWKQIWTEVGESEGEKSKVLSEIERECLEVYRRKVDDANRTRVQLHQSVATKEAEVALLMATLGEHKLYLKKDKGYVSLKEQLAAVVPVLDDLKCKKEERIKQYYDIRSQIEKIRSELSEQNDQGDNVNSLADDEHDLSTRNLNSYQAQLRALQKDKSDRLHKVLKYVNEVHSLCGVLGIDFAKTVNGIHPSLHQNGVEQSRNISNGTLEGLASTISNLKAERKSRIDKMRDTMESLCHLWKLMDSSEEEKRQFSKVISILISPEEGITSAGVLSQETIEKMEAEVERLTELKTNRLKEIVTKRRTELEDICKKAHIEPDLSTAPEQTNALIDSGTIDPSELLANIESQILKAKEESLSRKDIMDRINKWIAACDEEAWLEEYNQDSKRYSSGRGAHVNLRRAEKARILVTKIPAMMDNLINRTFAWENARNKPFLYDGGRLVSVLEEYRLDRKQKEEEKRRYRDQKKLESILLAEKEAIFGSKPSPKRTSNLTRKTNGYRSNGNSNGLMTPTPRRSSLGSATPELSTPKSYSSRYNRYFGDSRRLSVSQLNFGDDSLSTFTSISGSEPESPSMG; encoded by the exons ATGCCTCAACGCAGTGTGGCTTTATGGTGGAAG CAAATCTGGACGGAGGTAGGGGAAAGCGAGGGTGAGAAGAGCAAGGTCTTGTCAGAGATAGAAAGGGAGTGCTTGGAGGTGTACCGCAGGAAGGTGGACGATGCCAATCGGACCAGGGTCCAGCTGCACCAGTCTGTGGCCACCAAGGAAGCCGAGGTTGCCTTGTTAATGGCTACTCTAGGGGAGCACAAGCTGTATCTCAAG AAAGACAAGGGCTATGTGTCGCTCAAGGAACAACTCGCTGCTGTCGTTCCTGTGCTCGACGACCTGAAATGCAAGAAAGAAGAAAGGATCAAGCAGTATTACGATATTCGATCACAGATTGAGAAGATACGCTCCGAGTtaagtgagcagaatgatcaGGGTGATAACGTAAACAGTCTAGCTGACGATGAACATGATTTGTCGACAAGGAACCTTAATAGCTACCAAGCGCAGCTTCGTGCTCTTCAGAAAGATAAG TCTGACAGACTTCACAAAGTTCTGAAATATGTAAATGAAGTGCATTCTTTATGTGGAGTCCTTGGAATTGATTTCGCAAAGACCGTAAACGGAATTCATCCCAGTCTACATCAGAATGGCGTTGAGCAGTCCAGAAACATCAGCAATGGCACACTGGAAGGCCTTGCTAGCACAATATCAAATCTTAAAGCAGAGAGAAAATCTAGAATCGATAAG ATGAGAGACACAATGGAATCATTATGTCACCTCTGGAAGTTAATGGACTCTTCTGAAGAGGAGAAGAGACAATTCAGCAAAGTAATCAGCATTCTCATATCACCAGAAGAGGGAATCACATCAGCTGGTGTTCTTTCCCAGGAAACAATCGAAAAG ATGGAAGCTGAGGTTGAGAGGTTAACAGAACTTAAAACCAACAGATTGAAAGAAATTGTCACGAAGAGAAGGACAGAACTAGAAGATATATGCAAGAAGGCACACATAGAACCTGATCTCAGCACAGCCCCTGAGCAAACTAACGCTCTCATCGATTCTG GCACTATTGATCCTTCTGAGCTCCTGGCGAATATCGAGTCACAAATATTGAAAGCAAAAGAAGAGTCACTAAGTCGAAAAGATATTATGGACAGGATAAATAAATGGATTGCTGCCTGTGATGAAGAAGCTTGGCTTGAAGAATATAACCAG GACTCAAAGAGGTATAGTTCTGGAAGGGGTGCTCATGTAAACCTTAGAAGGGCAGAAAAGGCACGGATTTTGGTCACCAAAATTCCAG CTATGATGGACAACCTGATAAACCGTACCTTCGCTTGGGAAAATGCAAGAAATAAGCCATTCCTATATGATGGG GGACGACTAGTATCTGTTCTAGAAGAGTACAGACTTGACAGAAAACAAAAAGAGGAGGAAAAAAGGCGATACCGG GATCAGAAGAAATTGGAGAGCATCCTGCTTGCAGAGAAAGAAgcgatttttggctccaaaccaaGCCCAAAGAGAACGAGCAACTTAACCAGAAAGACAAACGGGTACCGTTCAAATGGGAACAGTAATGGACTAATGACCCCAACACCTCGTCGGTCATCCCTAGGCAGTGCCACCCCTGAGCTTTCGACACCCAAATCATATTCCAGTCGCTataatagatactttggagattcAAGGCGGCTATCTGTATCACAATTGAACTTCGGCGATGATTCACTATCAACATTTACATCAATTAGTGGTTCTGAACCAGAATCCCCTTCTATGGGATAA
- the LOC123398526 gene encoding 65-kDa microtubule-associated protein 6-like isoform X2, giving the protein MLILFGLVRQAVEQIWTEVGESEGEKSKVLSEIERECLEVYRRKVDDANRTRVQLHQSVATKEAEVALLMATLGEHKLYLKKDKGYVSLKEQLAAVVPVLDDLKCKKEERIKQYYDIRSQIEKIRSELSEQNDQGDNVNSLADDEHDLSTRNLNSYQAQLRALQKDKSDRLHKVLKYVNEVHSLCGVLGIDFAKTVNGIHPSLHQNGVEQSRNISNGTLEGLASTISNLKAERKSRIDKMRDTMESLCHLWKLMDSSEEEKRQFSKVISILISPEEGITSAGVLSQETIEKMEAEVERLTELKTNRLKEIVTKRRTELEDICKKAHIEPDLSTAPEQTNALIDSGTIDPSELLANIESQILKAKEESLSRKDIMDRINKWIAACDEEAWLEEYNQDSKRYSSGRGAHVNLRRAEKARILVTKIPAMMDNLINRTFAWENARNKPFLYDGGRLVSVLEEYRLDRKQKEEEKRRYRDQKKLESILLAEKEAIFGSKPSPKRTSNLTRKTNGYRSNGNSNGLMTPTPRRSSLGSATPELSTPKSYSSRYNRYFGDSRRLSVSQLNFGDDSLSTFTSISGSEPESPSMG; this is encoded by the exons ATGTTGATTCTATTCGGCTTAGTGCGCCAGGCAGTTGAG CAAATCTGGACGGAGGTAGGGGAAAGCGAGGGTGAGAAGAGCAAGGTCTTGTCAGAGATAGAAAGGGAGTGCTTGGAGGTGTACCGCAGGAAGGTGGACGATGCCAATCGGACCAGGGTCCAGCTGCACCAGTCTGTGGCCACCAAGGAAGCCGAGGTTGCCTTGTTAATGGCTACTCTAGGGGAGCACAAGCTGTATCTCAAG AAAGACAAGGGCTATGTGTCGCTCAAGGAACAACTCGCTGCTGTCGTTCCTGTGCTCGACGACCTGAAATGCAAGAAAGAAGAAAGGATCAAGCAGTATTACGATATTCGATCACAGATTGAGAAGATACGCTCCGAGTtaagtgagcagaatgatcaGGGTGATAACGTAAACAGTCTAGCTGACGATGAACATGATTTGTCGACAAGGAACCTTAATAGCTACCAAGCGCAGCTTCGTGCTCTTCAGAAAGATAAG TCTGACAGACTTCACAAAGTTCTGAAATATGTAAATGAAGTGCATTCTTTATGTGGAGTCCTTGGAATTGATTTCGCAAAGACCGTAAACGGAATTCATCCCAGTCTACATCAGAATGGCGTTGAGCAGTCCAGAAACATCAGCAATGGCACACTGGAAGGCCTTGCTAGCACAATATCAAATCTTAAAGCAGAGAGAAAATCTAGAATCGATAAG ATGAGAGACACAATGGAATCATTATGTCACCTCTGGAAGTTAATGGACTCTTCTGAAGAGGAGAAGAGACAATTCAGCAAAGTAATCAGCATTCTCATATCACCAGAAGAGGGAATCACATCAGCTGGTGTTCTTTCCCAGGAAACAATCGAAAAG ATGGAAGCTGAGGTTGAGAGGTTAACAGAACTTAAAACCAACAGATTGAAAGAAATTGTCACGAAGAGAAGGACAGAACTAGAAGATATATGCAAGAAGGCACACATAGAACCTGATCTCAGCACAGCCCCTGAGCAAACTAACGCTCTCATCGATTCTG GCACTATTGATCCTTCTGAGCTCCTGGCGAATATCGAGTCACAAATATTGAAAGCAAAAGAAGAGTCACTAAGTCGAAAAGATATTATGGACAGGATAAATAAATGGATTGCTGCCTGTGATGAAGAAGCTTGGCTTGAAGAATATAACCAG GACTCAAAGAGGTATAGTTCTGGAAGGGGTGCTCATGTAAACCTTAGAAGGGCAGAAAAGGCACGGATTTTGGTCACCAAAATTCCAG CTATGATGGACAACCTGATAAACCGTACCTTCGCTTGGGAAAATGCAAGAAATAAGCCATTCCTATATGATGGG GGACGACTAGTATCTGTTCTAGAAGAGTACAGACTTGACAGAAAACAAAAAGAGGAGGAAAAAAGGCGATACCGG GATCAGAAGAAATTGGAGAGCATCCTGCTTGCAGAGAAAGAAgcgatttttggctccaaaccaaGCCCAAAGAGAACGAGCAACTTAACCAGAAAGACAAACGGGTACCGTTCAAATGGGAACAGTAATGGACTAATGACCCCAACACCTCGTCGGTCATCCCTAGGCAGTGCCACCCCTGAGCTTTCGACACCCAAATCATATTCCAGTCGCTataatagatactttggagattcAAGGCGGCTATCTGTATCACAATTGAACTTCGGCGATGATTCACTATCAACATTTACATCAATTAGTGGTTCTGAACCAGAATCCCCTTCTATGGGATAA